The following DNA comes from Picosynechococcus sp. PCC 7003.
CCAAAAAGTTGTAGAGCTCAAGGCAATCAAGCTTTATATCAACAGTTACCGCGATCGCTATATTTCCCATGAAGAAGCAGTTAATCAAATTCTCGATGACCTGGTAGCGGCTTGTGACCCCCTCGAAATGACGATCAAAGGGGACTACCAACCCCGTGGTAATGTGCATACTGTCATTGAAGTCACCCACACGAAAGAACAGGCATGATGATTTTCGCTTGGCAGTTCCAATCCCCCGGCCCCATTTTGTTTGAGGTGGGTAATTTTGCAATTCGCTGGTATGGTCTTTTGATAGCGATCGCCGTGTTGATTGGGGTGAATCTCTCCCAATTTTTGGCAACGCGACGGGGGGTCAAACCGGAGTTACTAGCCGATTACATTATCTGGGGAATTATCGGGGCCATTCCCTGCGCGCGCTTGTATTATGTGCTGTTCCAGTGGCGTAGTTACGCGGATCGGCCCCAGGATATTATTGCGATTTGGCAAGGGGGCATTGCAATCCACGGGGCGATCCTTGGTGGCGTGATTGCAGCCTTGATTTTTTGTCGTCTACATCGAATTTCTTTTTGGCAGCTAGGGGATTTGATCGCGCCTTCCTTGATTTTGGGTCAAGCTATTGGTCGCTGGGGGAATTTTTTCAATTCTGAGGCTTTTGGGGCACCGACTGATTTACCCTGGAAGCTTTATATCCCCCTCCAAAATCGTCCTTTAGGTCTTGTGGAATACGAGTATTTTCACCCAACTTTCCTCTATGAATCTGTCTGGAATCTTGGGGTTTTTGCCTTGCTCCTCTATCTGTTTTTCTGGGGTATGCGCCATGGCGATCGCCTCAAAACAGGCACGATTTTTCTGACCTACTGGATCGCCTATAGTGCGGGCCGGGTTTGGATTGAAGGCTTGCGAACTGACAGTTTGATGCTTGGTGGTATTCGCATTGCTCAACTGGTCAGCTTAACCGGGATGGCCCTTGGTATTTTGGGGTTGGTTTGGTTGTACGTCCTCAAACGGCGTCTGCCCGATGTGCGATCGCCGCGGGAATTGCGAGAGGCAGAAGCTATCCCAGAAAATTCTGAGACTTAAACCATTACCATTGCTCCTCTAATCACAAGGTTATCCATGGGCCAAACCATCCTCGTTACTGGAGCGGTCCGCTCCGGCAAAAGTGAATGGGCAGAACACCTTGCCCTCCAGTCCCAACGCCCCGTCACCTATATTGCAACGGCCACCGAAGATCCTGATGACCCCGAATGGATGGCCCGTATCCAACACCACCGCGATCGCCGCCCCGAAACTTGGGGATTTATCGGTGAATCAGTCCATCTAACCGCCGCCATTCACCGCACGCCTGAAGACCACTGCGTCCTCGTAGATTCCTTAGGTTTGTGGGTTGCTAATCATTTAGAAACAGAGCCTGCTCCTTGGCACCAGCTCACCACAGCATTTTTAGAGACCGTCAAAAATTCCCCACGGATCCTAATCCTCGTCGCTGAAGAAACCGGTTGGGGCCTCGTGCCTACTTACCCATTAGGACGCTTATTCCGCGATCGCCTAGGTCGCTTGATCCGCGAAGTAGGCCTTGTTGCTGATCAAGCCTATCTGTTAGTGGGTGGCCACGCCTTAGATATTAAAAAGCTAGGACAACCCTTGCCTCCAGTAAAAACGCCCCTTAGCTGAAGTTGATTGTATCTTTTTGTAACAAAAACTCTGCTAGATATTAAGAAAAGTGTTTACACTCAGGTTATAAAATCCTTCAGAAGGCTGTATGCCCATGGAGTATGTGTTATTTTAAGAAACGTTAACCGTCTGGAATAGCCTATATTTCATAAGGTTGACCCGCTTACGTAGTTTCAGGAAACTCCCCCGACCATAGGATTTATACCTATTGGCTTTTGCTCATTTGACAGGGAGAATCCATAACAAGGAAACTAGCGTAAGCCATTTAATATCCAACCCTTGTTCATTCATATAGACAAGAGGAATTAAAAACTATGACTATTGCAGTCGGACGCGCGCCCCAGGAACGAGGCTGGTTTGATGTCCTCGATGACTGGTTAAAGCGAGATCGATTTGTCTTCGTCGGTTGGTCCGGTATCCTCCTGTTCCCCTGCGCCTTTATGGCTCTCGGTGGCTGGTTGACTGGTACCACCTTCGTTACTTCTTGGTACACCCACGGATTAGCATCCTCTTATCTCGAAGGGTGTAACTTCCTGACTGTTGCTGTATCCAGCCCCGCTGACAGCCTCGGTCACTCCCTCCTTTTCCTCTGGGGCCCCGAAGCCAACTGGAACTTTGCCCGTTGGTGCCAACTCGGTGGACTCTGGAGCTTTGTTGCCCTCCACGGTGCTTTCGGTCTGATCGGCTTTATGCTGCGTCAGTTTGAAATTGCCCGTCTGGTAGGAATCCGTCCCTACAATGCGATCGCCTTCTCTGGCCCCATTGCGGTATTCGTCAGTGTATTCCTGATGTACCCCTTGGGTCAGTCTAGCTGGTTCTTTGCACCTAGCTTTGGTGTCGCTGGTATCTTCCGTTTCATTCTGTTCCTACAAGGTTTCCACAACTGGACCCTGAACCCCTTCCACATGATGGGTGTTGCAGGGATTCTCGGTGGTGCCCTGCTCTGTGCGATCCACGGGGCGACAGTAGAGAACACCCTGTTTGAAGACAGTGACCAAGCAAATACCTTCCGGGCATTTGAGCCGACCCAGGCAGAAGAAACCTACTCGATGGTGACCGCAAACCGTTTCTGGTCTCAGATTTTCGGGATTGCGTTTTCCAATAAGCGTTGGTTGCACTTCTTCATGCTGTTTGTACCTGTAACCGGGCTGTGGATGAGTTCTGTGGGTATTGTGGGTTTAGCATTAAACCTACGAGCCTATGACTTCGTATCCCAGGAGATCCGCGCAGCGGAAGACCCTGAATTTGAAACGTTCTACACGAAGAATATTCTGCTGAACGAAGGTATGCGGGCCTGGATGGCACCGCAAGACCAAATTCACGAACAATTTGTATTCCCTGAGGAGGTATTACCCCGTGGTAACGCTCTCTAATGCGCCCATTTCCGGTGGTCGTGATATCGAATCGACCGGCTTTGCGTGGTGGGCTGGTAATGCCCGCCTGATCAATCTCTCCGGTAAGCTCTTGGGTGCCCACGTTGCCCATGCTGGCCTTATCGTATTCTGGACTGGTGCGATGACTTTGTTTGAAGTCGCCCACTTTGTCGCAGAGAAGCCCATGCACGAGCAGGGTTTCATCCTAATGCCTCACCTCGCAACCCTTGGTTGGGGTGTAGGCCCCGGTGGGGAAGTTATCGATACTTTCCCCTACTTCGTTGTTGGTGTATTACACCTCATCTCTTCTGCGGTTCTCGGTCTTGGTGGTATTTACCATGCTGTCCGTGGCCCTGAAACCCTTGAAGAATATTCCAGCTTCTTTGGTTATGACTGGAAAGACAAGAACCAAATGACCAATATCATTGGTTACCACCTCATCCTTCTCGGCTGTGGTGCGTTGCTACTTGTCTTTAAAGCGATGTTCTTTGGTGGTGTATACGACACTTGGGCCCCCGGTGGTGGCGACGTGCGTATCATCAGCAATCCGACTTTGAATCCTGCGGTGATCTTTGGTTATCTGTTCAAGGCTCCCTTTGGTGGTGAAGGTTGGATCATCGGTGTCAACAACATGGAAGATATTATCGGTGGTCACATTTACATCGGTTTGATTTGTATCTTCGGTGGTATCTGGCACATCCTCACCAAACCTTTCGGTTGGGCCCGTCGGGCGCTCGTTTGGTCTGGTGAAGCTTATCTTTCCTACAGTCTCGGTGCTTTGTCCTTAATGGCCTTCATCGCGACTTGCTTTGTTTGGTTTAACAACACTGCTTACCCCAGTGAGTTCTATGGCCCGACTAACGCTGAAGCGTCCCAGTCTCAGGCTTTAATCTTCTTGGCCCGTGACCAATCTATGGGTGCGAACGTTGGTTCTGCTCAAGGTCCTACTGGTCTTGGTAAGTACCTGATGCGATCGCCTACTGGTGAGATCATCCTTGGTGGTGAAACCATGCGCTTCTGGGATTTCCGTGGTCCTTGGTTGGAGCCGCTTCGTGGCCCCAATGGTCTTGACCTCGATAAAATCCGCAATGACATTCAGCCTTGGCAACTGCGTCGTGCGGCTGAGTACATGACCCACGCCCCGAATGCTTCCATTAACTCTGTTGGTGGGATTATTACGGAGCCTAACTCCTTTAACTTTGTGAACCTCCGTCAGTGGTTGGCTGGTTCTCACTTCGTTCTTTCTTTCTTCTTCCTCGTTGGTCACCTGTGGCATGCTGGTCGTGCACGGGCGGCTGAAGCTGGTTTCGAGAAAGGGATTGACCGTGAGACTGAGCCCGTACTGAACATGAACGAGCTTGACTAAGAGTTTGTTGAGCCTTCAGTTGAGTCACTGAATTTCACTCATAGAAACCAAAAAACTCCTGCCCTAGGGTAGGAGTTTTTTGCTTGGGGGATACAACCTTTAGGAGAATGTATATGAGCGGAACATGGCTTGGGTGCCTTGTTCGAGGGCATCGGCCAACTGGGCGGTGTCTTTAAATTTTTGGGTTGCCAGGGCTAAACCGGGTAATTCTAGGTCTGCGAGACTTTCGTTGACTAGGCGGAGGTCTTTGATAATGTGCTTGACCATGAAACCCGGTCGAAAATCGCTAGCGGTAATTTTGTGGCCGAGGTTGGCGATCGCCCAGGAACCTGCCGCCCCGGTCTGACAAGCTTCGATCATTAAATCAGGGTCAATGCCTTGGGATTGGGCCAGCTTAATCGCCTCACAGAGGGCCACCATATGAATTGCGCAAAGAACTTGGTTACACATTTTTACAGCCTGGCCACTACCTGTCTTCCCGCAGTAGTAAATATTCTTACCCATGGCTTCTAGGTAAGGTTTGGCTTCGTCGAAATCAGGGCGATCGCCCCCACCCATAATCGTCAAGGTGCCATTTTCTGCGCCGACATCCCCACCACTGATGGGGGCATCGAGGAACCGGAGATTTTTGGCTTGGAGTGTTTCGGCAATTTCCTGGGCCGCACGGGTGCCAATGGTGCTGAAATCAACAACCAGGGCATTGGGTTTAGCATGGTGGATCACCCCTTTTTCCCCTAGGAGAACTGATTTCACGTCGGGGACATCGCTCACACAACTA
Coding sequences within:
- the psbC gene encoding photosystem II reaction center protein CP43, translated to MVTLSNAPISGGRDIESTGFAWWAGNARLINLSGKLLGAHVAHAGLIVFWTGAMTLFEVAHFVAEKPMHEQGFILMPHLATLGWGVGPGGEVIDTFPYFVVGVLHLISSAVLGLGGIYHAVRGPETLEEYSSFFGYDWKDKNQMTNIIGYHLILLGCGALLLVFKAMFFGGVYDTWAPGGGDVRIISNPTLNPAVIFGYLFKAPFGGEGWIIGVNNMEDIIGGHIYIGLICIFGGIWHILTKPFGWARRALVWSGEAYLSYSLGALSLMAFIATCFVWFNNTAYPSEFYGPTNAEASQSQALIFLARDQSMGANVGSAQGPTGLGKYLMRSPTGEIILGGETMRFWDFRGPWLEPLRGPNGLDLDKIRNDIQPWQLRRAAEYMTHAPNASINSVGGIITEPNSFNFVNLRQWLAGSHFVLSFFFLVGHLWHAGRARAAEAGFEKGIDRETEPVLNMNELD
- the queF gene encoding preQ(1) synthase: MGQTTEAQTLKYGEREIENGELITFPNPRPGRRYTINITLPEYTCKCPFSGYPDFATIYISYVPDQKVVELKAIKLYINSYRDRYISHEEAVNQILDDLVAACDPLEMTIKGDYQPRGNVHTVIEVTHTKEQA
- the lgt gene encoding prolipoprotein diacylglyceryl transferase is translated as MIFAWQFQSPGPILFEVGNFAIRWYGLLIAIAVLIGVNLSQFLATRRGVKPELLADYIIWGIIGAIPCARLYYVLFQWRSYADRPQDIIAIWQGGIAIHGAILGGVIAALIFCRLHRISFWQLGDLIAPSLILGQAIGRWGNFFNSEAFGAPTDLPWKLYIPLQNRPLGLVEYEYFHPTFLYESVWNLGVFALLLYLFFWGMRHGDRLKTGTIFLTYWIAYSAGRVWIEGLRTDSLMLGGIRIAQLVSLTGMALGILGLVWLYVLKRRLPDVRSPRELREAEAIPENSET
- the cobU gene encoding bifunctional adenosylcobinamide kinase/adenosylcobinamide-phosphate guanylyltransferase, with amino-acid sequence MGQTILVTGAVRSGKSEWAEHLALQSQRPVTYIATATEDPDDPEWMARIQHHRDRRPETWGFIGESVHLTAAIHRTPEDHCVLVDSLGLWVANHLETEPAPWHQLTTAFLETVKNSPRILILVAEETGWGLVPTYPLGRLFRDRLGRLIREVGLVADQAYLLVGGHALDIKKLGQPLPPVKTPLS
- the psbD gene encoding photosystem II D2 protein (photosystem q(a) protein): MTIAVGRAPQERGWFDVLDDWLKRDRFVFVGWSGILLFPCAFMALGGWLTGTTFVTSWYTHGLASSYLEGCNFLTVAVSSPADSLGHSLLFLWGPEANWNFARWCQLGGLWSFVALHGAFGLIGFMLRQFEIARLVGIRPYNAIAFSGPIAVFVSVFLMYPLGQSSWFFAPSFGVAGIFRFILFLQGFHNWTLNPFHMMGVAGILGGALLCAIHGATVENTLFEDSDQANTFRAFEPTQAEETYSMVTANRFWSQIFGIAFSNKRWLHFFMLFVPVTGLWMSSVGIVGLALNLRAYDFVSQEIRAAEDPEFETFYTKNILLNEGMRAWMAPQDQIHEQFVFPEEVLPRGNAL
- a CDS encoding NAD(P)-dependent oxidoreductase; this translates as MTKKIAFLGMGVMGAPMSLNLQKKGFQVTVWNRSAASPHLARVATAGLPVAPAIATAVNDADYIFSCVSDVPDVKSVLLGEKGVIHHAKPNALVVDFSTIGTRAAQEIAETLQAKNLRFLDAPISGGDVGAENGTLTIMGGGDRPDFDEAKPYLEAMGKNIYYCGKTGSGQAVKMCNQVLCAIHMVALCEAIKLAQSQGIDPDLMIEACQTGAAGSWAIANLGHKITASDFRPGFMVKHIIKDLRLVNESLADLELPGLALATQKFKDTAQLADALEQGTQAMFRSYTFS